A window from uncultured Desulfobacter sp. encodes these proteins:
- a CDS encoding methyl-accepting chemotaxis protein, protein MIDDIRFEEDKSGYFFIYQETTNVALPPKKEIQGKDLKNTKDANGVYLVKELRALSKKGGGFLTWIWPKPGAGDVPKLGYAEMIPGTNFWIGTGVYLDNIDAYQQRMAQDIHGKVKSSTLRMLIFCGIIAACIIVLCLFIIVGIVKKLGLIIDNVKDIAQGEGDLTKRVAIRSQDELGELAGWLNVFLEKLQGIIKKLANNSEHVGDASNTLAAIAAQMSSNAEETSRRAGHVATASEEMSVNMNSVASAMEQSSSNASMVASAAEEMNATINEITITAESARNITEKAGEKVSEASGSMADLTQAAKDIGKVTDTINDISEQINLLALNATIEAARAGDAGRGFAVVATEIKGLASQTAVATADIQSKINNVQTTSDGTGRVISEITDVINDVKAMVATIATAVTEQSSVTREIAGNVEQLSLGIQEVNENVSRSNQVAGEMVQDITEVSNASGQVVSGSSKVELNAGELKKMAADLKQIVDTFII, encoded by the coding sequence TTGATTGACGACATCCGGTTTGAAGAGGACAAGTCCGGGTATTTCTTTATATATCAAGAGACCACCAATGTTGCCTTACCTCCGAAAAAAGAAATTCAGGGTAAAGATTTGAAGAATACAAAGGATGCCAATGGGGTCTATCTCGTAAAAGAGTTAAGAGCTTTGTCAAAAAAAGGGGGCGGTTTTTTGACGTGGATCTGGCCAAAACCCGGTGCCGGAGACGTTCCCAAATTAGGTTATGCCGAAATGATCCCTGGAACTAATTTTTGGATTGGAACAGGTGTTTATCTGGATAATATTGATGCTTATCAGCAACGTATGGCACAGGATATTCATGGTAAGGTTAAATCTTCAACCCTCAGAATGCTTATTTTTTGCGGCATCATTGCCGCATGTATCATTGTCCTTTGTCTGTTCATTATTGTCGGCATTGTGAAAAAACTGGGATTGATTATCGACAATGTAAAAGATATTGCCCAAGGAGAAGGGGATCTGACAAAGCGGGTTGCCATCCGAAGCCAGGATGAACTCGGTGAACTTGCCGGTTGGCTCAATGTTTTTCTTGAAAAACTGCAGGGCATCATTAAAAAATTGGCCAACAATTCAGAGCATGTGGGCGATGCCTCTAATACCCTGGCAGCCATCGCCGCCCAGATGTCGTCAAATGCAGAGGAGACAAGCCGACGAGCCGGTCATGTGGCTACGGCCTCCGAAGAGATGAGCGTAAATATGAACTCTGTGGCCTCTGCAATGGAACAATCCTCAAGCAATGCTTCAATGGTTGCCTCTGCTGCCGAAGAGATGAACGCCACAATCAATGAAATTACTATTACGGCAGAATCTGCCCGGAATATTACTGAAAAAGCCGGTGAAAAAGTAAGCGAAGCGTCCGGGAGCATGGCGGATCTGACACAGGCTGCTAAAGATATCGGTAAGGTGACGGATACAATCAATGACATTTCCGAACAGATTAATCTTCTGGCACTGAATGCGACGATTGAGGCTGCAAGGGCCGGAGACGCCGGTCGGGGCTTTGCCGTTGTGGCAACGGAGATAAAGGGTCTTGCATCCCAGACGGCAGTGGCAACGGCAGACATACAGTCCAAGATCAATAACGTCCAGACGACCTCGGATGGAACGGGCAGGGTCATTTCTGAAATCACAGACGTTATCAATGATGTCAAGGCGATGGTGGCAACCATTGCCACCGCGGTCACAGAACAGTCCTCCGTCACCCGGGAAATTGCCGGCAATGTTGAACAATTGTCCCTGGGTATCCAGGAAGTTAATGAAAACGTCAGCCGGAGCAATCAGGTGGCCGGGGAAATGGTCCAGGATATTACAGAGGTGAGCAACGCCTCCGGGCAAGTGGTCTCAGGCAGTTCAAAAGTCGAGTTAAACGCGGGTGAACTCAAAAAAATGGCAGCTGACTTAAAGCAGATCGTGGACACTTTTATCATATAG
- a CDS encoding methyl-accepting chemotaxis protein, giving the protein MKWENISLRIKLILSFSIVTALMLVVALVGFVSLDRASKGFDQYREAALASSNGGIIISDLLEARISAVNYIYNGSQESLIAFNTRWEALTQWMEISKQRITKPEWAETVKEIDKSISVYKNGFEQAVNLRHLRDELITDSLDVKGPAIVSALTGIMTSANQDGDVTAAYCAGLVLRDFLVGRLYMQKFMDTNDPAVADRAHEEFQTLTESLDVLDSKLENPKRRELLAIVKNEKAGYLISFDELVKTVHELDKIVIDVLVDSGKEISQKTEHLETDIKALQDKIGPRLRAANHQAVLIIALISLGAIVLVIGIVFAITRGVMKQLGADPREIAEITERIANGNLAADFDETGLKNRGVYASMNHMAVNLARMLKDINSGVQTLDLSSSELAGVSEQMAGNAEQTAQRSSSVAAASEEMATNMSSVAAATEQTSANIQSIVSAVEEMAATINEIAGNTAKGSETTSNAVEMAQLVLTRVDELGRSASEINKVTETISDISEQTNLLALNATIEAARAGEAGKGFAVVAGEIKALAHQTADATRDISDKIAGVQNTTLESIEAIKSIVSIINETNEIVTSVATAIEEQSATTSEITNNISQAAVGVQDVNDSVNQTSAVVAEVNVDITQVNQSAEEMNQGSGKVRESAVQLSNLAGSLKEMVNRFTI; this is encoded by the coding sequence ATGAAGTGGGAAAACATATCACTGAGGATAAAACTGATCCTCAGTTTTTCAATTGTCACGGCATTAATGCTGGTTGTTGCCCTGGTTGGTTTTGTCTCGCTGGACAGGGCGTCAAAGGGGTTTGACCAATACAGGGAAGCGGCCTTGGCTTCCAGTAACGGCGGAATAATCATCTCGGATTTGCTGGAGGCCCGGATCAGTGCCGTAAATTATATTTACAACGGCAGCCAAGAAAGTCTTATCGCTTTTAACACGCGCTGGGAGGCTTTAACGCAATGGATGGAGATCTCCAAACAAAGGATAACAAAACCGGAATGGGCTGAAACCGTCAAAGAGATCGACAAAAGTATATCCGTTTACAAGAACGGATTTGAACAGGCGGTCAATTTGAGGCATTTACGGGATGAGTTGATTACGGACAGCCTTGATGTTAAAGGGCCGGCCATCGTCAGTGCACTTACGGGAATTATGACCTCGGCAAATCAAGACGGCGATGTCACAGCGGCCTATTGCGCCGGACTTGTTTTAAGGGATTTCCTTGTGGGGCGCTTGTATATGCAGAAATTTATGGATACCAATGATCCGGCTGTCGCTGACCGGGCCCATGAAGAATTTCAGACGCTTACAGAAAGCCTGGATGTCCTGGACAGTAAATTGGAAAATCCCAAACGAAGGGAATTGCTCGCGATCGTCAAAAATGAAAAAGCGGGATATCTGATCTCCTTTGATGAGCTGGTTAAAACCGTTCATGAACTTGATAAGATTGTTATCGATGTTCTGGTCGACAGCGGCAAGGAAATTTCCCAGAAGACGGAACACCTGGAAACGGACATCAAAGCCCTGCAGGATAAAATCGGTCCCAGGCTCCGGGCTGCTAATCATCAGGCGGTCTTAATTATTGCATTGATCAGTCTTGGGGCAATTGTTCTTGTCATTGGTATTGTTTTTGCGATTACCCGGGGCGTGATGAAACAGCTGGGGGCTGATCCCCGTGAGATTGCCGAAATTACAGAGCGCATTGCCAATGGGAATCTTGCCGCGGATTTTGATGAGACCGGTCTTAAAAATAGAGGGGTCTATGCCAGCATGAATCATATGGCAGTAAATCTGGCCCGAATGCTCAAAGATATCAATTCAGGGGTGCAGACCCTTGATTTGTCTTCGAGCGAACTTGCCGGCGTTTCAGAGCAGATGGCAGGCAATGCGGAGCAGACGGCCCAGCGTTCAAGCAGTGTGGCGGCAGCTTCCGAGGAGATGGCAACCAATATGAGCAGTGTGGCTGCGGCAACGGAACAGACCTCGGCAAATATACAGAGCATTGTCTCTGCCGTGGAAGAGATGGCCGCCACCATCAATGAAATTGCCGGGAATACTGCCAAAGGAAGTGAAACCACTTCAAATGCGGTGGAGATGGCCCAACTTGTTTTAACCCGGGTGGATGAGCTTGGACGGTCTGCGTCAGAAATCAATAAGGTGACGGAAACGATTTCAGACATATCAGAACAGACCAACCTTCTGGCGCTCAATGCCACCATCGAAGCGGCAAGGGCCGGTGAGGCCGGAAAAGGATTTGCCGTGGTAGCAGGGGAGATTAAGGCCCTGGCCCATCAGACCGCCGATGCAACCCGTGATATCAGCGACAAAATTGCAGGTGTTCAGAATACGACCCTGGAATCCATTGAAGCCATCAAATCCATTGTTTCCATTATCAACGAAACCAATGAAATTGTAACCTCGGTGGCAACGGCCATTGAAGAACAATCTGCCACCACAAGTGAGATTACAAATAATATTAGCCAGGCCGCAGTCGGCGTCCAGGACGTCAATGATAGTGTCAACCAGACCTCTGCGGTAGTGGCCGAGGTAAATGTGGATATCACCCAGGTGAACCAATCTGCAGAAGAAATGAATCAGGGAAGCGGCAAAGTCAGGGAAAGCGCCGTCCAACTGTCCAACCTTGCGGGCAGCCTCAAAGAAATGGTCAATCGCTTTACAATTTAA
- a CDS encoding chemotaxis protein CheW gives MTSTSQEIQFLVFKINETMIGLDILDTQEVTKVFDITAVPRTPDYVEGIMNLRGHIVTVINTGRKLGLKPVERKPENQVIILFNEKEYIGLMIDEIDTVIRADSAAIGPAPGNLNGAQKNFFKGTLKTRDHLVGVLETKRYF, from the coding sequence ATGACATCCACATCCCAAGAGATCCAATTTTTAGTCTTCAAAATCAACGAGACAATGATCGGGCTGGATATTCTTGATACCCAGGAGGTCACCAAGGTGTTCGACATCACAGCAGTTCCCAGGACGCCTGACTATGTTGAGGGCATCATGAATCTAAGGGGGCATATTGTGACTGTAATCAACACAGGCAGAAAACTGGGACTCAAACCCGTGGAAAGGAAACCGGAAAATCAGGTGATCATCCTTTTTAATGAAAAAGAATACATCGGCCTGATGATCGATGAGATTGATACCGTCATCCGTGCGGACAGCGCTGCGATCGGACCCGCTCCCGGGAATTTGAACGGGGCACAGAAAAATTTTTTTAAAGGCACCCTGAAAACCCGGGATCATCTGGTGGGTGTTTTAGAAACAAAACGATATTTTTAA
- a CDS encoding chemotaxis protein CheW yields the protein MDYHSSQIVTLGRGKYAIPRKKLKELVRIPAAEVKQKIDSVGTSPVVRLRQRFLPLIDLADVLGVEKTYVASDEQVKEDRRKQVADRRSLRHLTTGDNRPPEDKENFICRQEKDRRTSRSSAINIAIVYSDAYEYGLVVDKFHDSEEIPVFPAGRYIAPSKIYLGTTILKSQEAALVMDIDHVARGGDLSRIAETIADAVSHDATLRPQTDFETLSLLTFRNAGTECFAVDLDAVERLERFKCSDFEKTGTREFVQYRGGVLPVFELSQAIRCGELNHAERQEVIVFKHGGTLAGLKVRPPIDTIELRGKIDTSIFNTPPVRGAIILNDNTVLLLDVTALAHLIQGGDA from the coding sequence ATGGACTATCATTCAAGTCAGATCGTAACCCTTGGCCGGGGGAAATATGCGATTCCCCGCAAAAAGTTAAAAGAACTTGTCAGAATCCCTGCAGCTGAGGTCAAGCAAAAGATAGACAGCGTCGGAACATCGCCGGTGGTCAGGTTGAGGCAACGATTTTTGCCCCTGATAGATCTTGCGGATGTACTGGGCGTCGAGAAAACTTATGTGGCCTCTGATGAACAGGTCAAAGAAGACAGGAGGAAACAGGTTGCCGACAGGAGATCCCTTAGGCATCTGACCACTGGAGATAATAGGCCCCCTGAGGATAAAGAGAATTTTATCTGCAGGCAGGAAAAGGACAGAAGAACAAGCCGTTCAAGTGCTATCAACATTGCCATCGTTTATTCAGACGCTTATGAATATGGACTTGTCGTCGACAAATTTCATGATTCGGAAGAGATCCCTGTCTTTCCTGCGGGCAGATACATCGCTCCGTCAAAAATTTACCTTGGAACGACCATACTCAAAAGCCAGGAGGCGGCCCTTGTCATGGATATTGACCATGTGGCGCGCGGGGGGGATCTGTCCCGGATTGCCGAGACGATAGCGGATGCGGTCTCCCATGATGCCACCCTCAGGCCCCAGACCGATTTTGAAACCCTTTCCCTGCTCACGTTCAGGAATGCCGGCACCGAGTGTTTTGCCGTGGATCTGGACGCTGTTGAACGCCTGGAACGGTTTAAATGTTCGGATTTCGAAAAAACAGGAACAAGAGAGTTCGTGCAATACCGCGGCGGCGTATTGCCTGTGTTTGAATTGTCCCAGGCGATAAGGTGCGGTGAACTGAATCACGCTGAACGCCAGGAGGTCATTGTATTCAAGCACGGCGGCACCCTTGCCGGTCTCAAAGTCCGGCCGCCGATTGACACCATTGAGTTACGCGGGAAAATTGATACATCAATTTTCAACACGCCGCCGGTGAGAGGGGCAATTATTTTAAACGACAACACCGTATTGCTGCTTGATGTAACGGCCTTGGCCCACTTGATACAAGGGGGCGACGCATGA
- a CDS encoding sigma-54 dependent transcriptional regulator, whose translation MANILIIDDNRELCEMLSEAFVKKGLGVDFCLTLQQGLDRLFSTTFDVVFLDVNLPDGDGLEYIQKINTHPSKPEVIVITGYGDQGGADIAIKSGVWDYIPKGGSYKEFERSLDRALMYRREKKETNRTKTLKRSHIIGDCQLIKSCLEKVFKAAQTRVPVLISGETGTGKELFGKAIHQNSPCRDNEFIIVDCAALPENLAESVLFGHKKGAFTSADSDKFGLVQLADKGTLFLDEVGELSLALQKKFLRVLQEKKFRPIGAKKEVSCDFRLVSATHRDLKQMVDNKTFREDLYFRINAITIEIPPLNKRKSDIPLLARHFIKQNENPDTDVSYEDTPEFMKALLVYHWPGNVRELLSAVNHACAYSYGGGKLYSRHLPDHIRQYNINIKLDNEPKLDQPHSFPEQIPFQEMNLKSFLEAQKKAYITQLMTFVEGDVKTACELSGLSKGHLYALLRKFKDSEV comes from the coding sequence ATGGCGAACATATTGATTATTGATGACAACCGGGAGCTGTGCGAAATGCTCTCGGAAGCCTTTGTAAAAAAAGGGCTTGGGGTTGATTTTTGCCTGACGCTTCAACAAGGGCTTGATCGACTGTTTTCAACCACGTTTGATGTTGTTTTTCTGGATGTAAATCTTCCGGACGGAGACGGCCTGGAATACATCCAGAAGATTAACACCCACCCCTCCAAACCCGAGGTGATTGTGATCACCGGTTACGGGGATCAAGGCGGTGCCGATATTGCCATCAAATCAGGCGTTTGGGATTATATCCCCAAAGGAGGCTCTTACAAGGAGTTTGAACGCTCCCTTGACCGGGCGTTGATGTATCGCCGCGAGAAAAAAGAGACAAATCGGACAAAGACGCTCAAAAGATCCCATATTATCGGCGACTGCCAGTTGATCAAAAGCTGTCTTGAAAAGGTTTTTAAAGCGGCGCAAACCAGGGTGCCCGTACTCATCAGTGGTGAGACCGGAACCGGCAAGGAACTGTTCGGCAAGGCCATCCACCAAAACAGCCCGTGCCGGGACAATGAGTTTATTATCGTTGATTGTGCGGCATTGCCGGAAAATCTTGCCGAAAGTGTTTTGTTCGGCCATAAAAAAGGGGCATTTACCAGTGCGGATTCAGATAAATTCGGTTTGGTTCAGCTGGCGGACAAGGGCACGCTCTTCCTGGATGAAGTCGGCGAGCTATCACTTGCACTCCAGAAAAAATTTTTAAGGGTGCTCCAGGAAAAAAAATTTCGTCCCATTGGCGCCAAAAAGGAAGTGTCATGTGATTTCAGGCTGGTGTCGGCCACCCACCGCGACCTGAAGCAGATGGTTGACAACAAAACCTTCAGGGAAGATCTTTACTTTAGAATCAATGCCATAACAATAGAGATTCCGCCGTTAAACAAACGCAAATCGGATATTCCGCTTCTGGCCAGGCATTTTATCAAACAAAATGAAAATCCGGATACCGACGTCTCCTATGAAGACACCCCTGAATTTATGAAAGCCCTGCTGGTTTATCACTGGCCGGGAAACGTCAGAGAACTGCTCAGTGCCGTTAACCATGCCTGTGCATACAGTTACGGTGGCGGAAAATTATATTCCCGACACCTGCCCGATCATATCCGTCAATATAATATCAACATAAAATTAGATAACGAACCCAAATTGGACCAGCCCCACTCATTTCCTGAACAAATCCCTTTCCAGGAGATGAATTTAAAATCGTTTCTGGAGGCCCAGAAAAAAGCGTATATCACCCAGTTGATGACTTTTGTTGAGGGGGATGTAAAAACGGCGTGCGAGTTGTCCGGCCTTTCAAAAGGTCATTTGTATGCCCTTTTACGGAAATTCAAAGATTCCGAAGTCTGA
- a CDS encoding PAS domain S-box protein encodes MSNQDFNKEPKKQSNAIADDDSEYRKVKLELEKTVNTYMALFDAANDAVFLHDARDGHVLAVNQKAVDCFGYTRDEMLVLGVSSFCGEMPPYDQAAFHKKIRRAAQGENLLFEWQARKKNGDFFWLEVALKTLEFEGRKRIVIMARDISLRKKIERELQLSRKLSTAIQRLAKIGAWELDLDTQTTFWTEEVFRIHDMAPDLKIYDSNDLIQKGLACFHPADKPVVWDAFTKCIDHGIPFCLEMPFTTTKGREIWIQTEAERVRDENGRERVLGYFRDITSRKEQEAALLAKEIEYKTILQTAEDGFLLTDSNGRVLEINAAYRQMSGYNEKELLSISLFELEGRMTPDEIASEVALVKKRGHDRFNTRHRKKDGSLYDVEVSVKHLPNKGGTFVNFVRDISALKRAEKEKLELQTQLNLSQKLESIGRLAGGVAHDLNNLLTPILGYCEILMEEIDKNASHQKKLKSIYQAGQGARSLISQLLAFSRKQTLDFSLIDVDKVISAFKKLLRRTIREDIRIEINDSPGAKTIMADRNQLEQIIMNLAVNAADAMPSGGTLTINTDMARLDETYASRHPGVQPGAYVLMSFVDTGHGMDQDVCNKIFEPFYSTKGTQGTGLGLATVYGIVKQHRGNIWVYSELDKGSVFKVYLPYASGTDSEPALPKEQIKDLKGTETILLAEDNDDVRDLTAEILMDSGYTVFTAGNGNAALETWAARDESFHLLVTDVIMPEMNGKELFDTLSSLDGNIKVLYMSGYPDNAIACHGVIDENISFIQKPFNKNDLLVKVRQVLDNNS; translated from the coding sequence GTGTCTAATCAGGATTTTAATAAAGAGCCAAAAAAGCAATCCAATGCGATTGCGGATGACGATAGCGAATACCGGAAGGTGAAACTTGAGCTGGAAAAAACGGTTAATACCTATATGGCACTGTTCGATGCGGCAAATGATGCCGTATTCCTTCACGATGCCCGGGATGGGCACGTCCTTGCGGTGAATCAGAAAGCCGTGGACTGTTTCGGTTATACCAGGGACGAGATGCTTGTGCTGGGTGTCTCATCTTTTTGCGGCGAGATGCCTCCGTATGATCAGGCCGCGTTCCATAAAAAAATACGGCGCGCAGCACAGGGTGAAAATCTGTTATTCGAATGGCAGGCCAGGAAAAAAAACGGTGATTTTTTTTGGTTGGAGGTTGCCCTGAAAACATTGGAATTTGAGGGCAGAAAGCGGATTGTTATCATGGCCAGGGATATCAGCCTCCGAAAAAAGATTGAAAGAGAGCTTCAACTGAGCCGGAAACTGTCAACGGCCATCCAGCGTCTGGCCAAAATCGGTGCCTGGGAGTTAGACCTCGACACCCAGACGACGTTTTGGACCGAAGAGGTCTTTCGGATACACGATATGGCGCCTGACCTCAAAATTTATGATTCAAACGATCTCATCCAGAAAGGCCTTGCCTGTTTTCATCCGGCGGACAAGCCGGTGGTTTGGGATGCCTTCACAAAATGTATTGACCACGGAATTCCATTCTGTCTTGAAATGCCTTTTACCACCACCAAAGGAAGAGAAATATGGATACAGACAGAGGCCGAGCGCGTCAGGGATGAAAACGGCAGGGAGCGTGTCCTCGGGTATTTCAGGGATATCACCAGCCGCAAGGAACAGGAAGCGGCGCTGCTGGCCAAAGAAATTGAGTATAAAACAATTCTTCAGACTGCCGAGGACGGGTTCCTTCTGACAGATTCGAATGGCCGGGTTTTGGAAATCAACGCAGCCTACCGTCAGATGAGCGGCTACAATGAAAAAGAACTGCTTTCAATAAGCCTGTTTGAGCTTGAAGGCCGCATGACGCCGGATGAAATTGCATCTGAAGTTGCGCTCGTAAAAAAAAGGGGGCATGACCGTTTTAATACCAGGCACAGAAAAAAGGACGGCAGTCTATATGATGTCGAAGTCAGTGTAAAACACCTGCCGAATAAGGGGGGAACGTTCGTCAATTTTGTTCGTGATATCTCTGCGCTTAAAAGAGCAGAGAAAGAAAAATTAGAACTTCAAACCCAACTGAATCTATCCCAGAAGCTGGAATCCATCGGGCGCCTTGCCGGGGGCGTGGCCCATGATCTGAACAATCTGCTTACCCCGATTTTAGGGTATTGTGAGATACTCATGGAGGAAATAGACAAAAATGCATCCCATCAGAAAAAACTTAAATCCATCTATCAGGCCGGGCAGGGCGCCAGGAGTTTGATCAGCCAGCTGCTGGCGTTTAGCCGGAAACAGACACTGGATTTCAGTCTGATAGATGTGGACAAGGTGATCTCTGCATTTAAAAAGCTGCTTCGTCGAACCATCCGGGAGGACATCCGTATTGAAATAAACGATTCCCCCGGCGCAAAGACAATCATGGCGGACCGGAATCAGCTTGAGCAGATCATCATGAACCTGGCGGTCAACGCCGCTGATGCCATGCCGTCCGGGGGGACCCTGACCATAAATACGGATATGGCCCGATTGGATGAAACATATGCATCCAGACATCCCGGTGTGCAGCCCGGAGCGTATGTTTTAATGAGCTTTGTTGATACCGGGCATGGTATGGACCAGGATGTCTGCAATAAAATTTTTGAACCTTTTTACTCTACCAAGGGAACACAAGGCACGGGGTTGGGACTGGCCACGGTCTATGGTATTGTTAAGCAGCATCGGGGCAATATCTGGGTGTACAGCGAGTTGGACAAGGGCTCGGTTTTTAAAGTCTATCTGCCCTATGCCTCGGGAACGGATTCTGAACCTGCTTTGCCAAAAGAACAAATAAAGGATTTAAAAGGTACTGAAACCATCCTGCTGGCCGAAGACAACGATGATGTGCGTGATCTTACCGCTGAAATTTTAATGGACAGCGGTTACACGGTATTCACGGCTGGAAACGGTAATGCCGCGCTTGAAACATGGGCGGCCAGGGATGAATCCTTCCATCTGCTGGTGACTGATGTCATCATGCCGGAAATGAACGGCAAGGAGTTGTTTGATACGCTCAGCAGCCTGGATGGGAATATCAAGGTGCTTTACATGTCGGGATATCCGGACAATGCTATTGCCTGCCACGGTGTGATCGATGAAAATATTTCCTTTATCCAGAAACCGTTTAATAAAAATGATCTTCTGGTAAAAGTCAGGCAGGTGCTGGATAATAATTCCTAA
- a CDS encoding ammonium transporter, with protein sequence MLKRFAIVVGLILLNVWPALAGDGTIDTGDTAWVTMSTALVMMMTPAGLALFYGGMSRYKNLLNTIAMTLVAYCLASVVWVAWGYSLAFGESDSLFIGNLSHLFLSGIDINSVSGSIPTLIFVLFQLTFACISIAIVLGAVVDRMKFSSWIVFTVLWVTFVYAPVCNWAWGGGWMHHIGALDFAGGNVVHINAGVSGLVLALVLGKRSGYGKEAMIPSSVAFTALGAGLLWFGWFGFNAGSELAADGVAASAFMVTNTAAAVAGLAWLFTEWKISGKPTVLGLASGAVAGLVGITPAAGFVSLGGGFAIGVVAGVLGYMGVAVIKHKLGYDDSLDAFGIHGLCGIWGALATGLFANPTVTEGATGLFYGNTSQLGIQALSIIGTAAFAAIGTLIVIFITKTLTGGIRVTPDDERSGLDSAIHGERGFEIE encoded by the coding sequence ATGTTAAAACGCTTTGCAATTGTCGTTGGTTTGATCCTGTTAAATGTATGGCCTGCCCTGGCTGGAGACGGCACCATTGATACCGGAGATACGGCGTGGGTAACCATGTCTACGGCCCTGGTCATGATGATGACACCTGCGGGGTTGGCTTTATTTTATGGCGGTATGTCTCGATACAAAAATTTGCTGAACACCATTGCCATGACGCTTGTGGCCTATTGTTTGGCCTCCGTGGTCTGGGTGGCCTGGGGATATTCGCTTGCCTTTGGCGAAAGCGATTCTCTTTTTATCGGTAATTTGAGCCATCTGTTTTTATCCGGCATTGACATTAATTCGGTTTCCGGTTCCATTCCCACCCTGATTTTTGTGCTGTTCCAGCTGACCTTTGCCTGTATTTCCATTGCCATTGTGCTGGGCGCTGTTGTGGATAGAATGAAATTTTCCTCTTGGATTGTGTTTACCGTTCTGTGGGTCACATTTGTCTATGCGCCTGTATGCAACTGGGCGTGGGGCGGCGGATGGATGCATCATATCGGTGCTTTGGATTTTGCCGGCGGCAACGTTGTTCATATTAATGCCGGTGTGTCAGGCCTGGTCCTGGCCCTGGTCCTTGGTAAGCGCAGCGGCTACGGCAAGGAGGCCATGATCCCTTCCTCTGTTGCGTTTACAGCATTGGGTGCGGGCCTTCTGTGGTTTGGCTGGTTTGGTTTCAATGCAGGCAGCGAGTTGGCCGCCGACGGTGTGGCTGCATCCGCGTTCATGGTGACCAACACTGCCGCTGCTGTTGCCGGGCTCGCCTGGTTGTTCACTGAGTGGAAGATCTCCGGAAAGCCCACCGTCCTCGGACTTGCCTCCGGTGCCGTTGCAGGCCTGGTCGGGATAACACCGGCCGCAGGGTTTGTCTCCCTTGGCGGCGGATTTGCCATTGGCGTAGTTGCCGGTGTCTTGGGATATATGGGCGTTGCTGTTATTAAACATAAGCTTGGGTACGACGACTCCCTTGATGCCTTCGGCATCCATGGGCTTTGCGGCATTTGGGGGGCGCTTGCCACAGGTCTGTTTGCCAACCCCACAGTGACGGAAGGGGCCACAGGTCTTTTTTACGGCAATACGAGTCAGTTGGGCATCCAGGCGCTTTCCATTATCGGAACCGCAGCCTTTGCCGCCATTGGTACCCTGATTGTTATTTTTATTACCAAAACGCTCACCGGCGGAATCCGGGTGACGCCGGACGATGAGCGCTCCGGTCTTGATAGTGCCATCCACGGCGAACGCGGTTTTGAAATTGAATAG